The following coding sequences are from one Myxococcales bacterium window:
- a CDS encoding 2-isopropylmalate synthase, with protein MTASSRPGTDTEEAKFIYDWNAAEKHASLSPRHTISFLDETLRDGIQSPSVVDPSIDDKVRFVELTAALGIDFMDIGLPGAGRRAVEDCTVIAQHIKDAKLAVRPACAARTHANDIQAVIDISQAVGIEIEVLCFIGSSPIRQYAENWDVERMLKLSADAIDLARRYNLPVGYVTEDTTRSRPDVLGKLFTNAVEHGASRLVVCDTVGHATPDGIKNLLKFTQNLLDGMGRSDVGIDWHGHNDRGLGVVNTIFAIEYGASRVHGTALGIGERVGNAALDQVLLNLKLLGELPEHDLSKLLLWCKLASTATHVPIHPQYPLAGADAFRTATGVHAAAIIKAETKGDAWLADRIYSGVPAGLFGKEQEIEIGHYSGESNVVYWLKKRGFAATPALVATVLAEAKRGNRVLTNDEVLALVKA; from the coding sequence ATGACCGCATCAAGCCGCCCCGGAACCGACACGGAAGAAGCCAAGTTCATCTACGACTGGAATGCGGCGGAAAAACACGCGTCGCTGTCACCGCGCCATACCATTTCATTTCTCGACGAAACCCTGCGCGACGGCATTCAGTCGCCCTCGGTGGTCGATCCCAGCATCGACGACAAGGTGCGCTTTGTCGAGCTGACCGCGGCGCTCGGCATCGACTTTATGGACATCGGCCTACCCGGCGCGGGCCGACGCGCGGTCGAAGATTGCACGGTGATCGCCCAGCATATCAAAGATGCCAAGCTCGCGGTGAGGCCGGCCTGCGCCGCGCGCACCCACGCCAACGACATTCAGGCCGTCATCGACATCTCGCAGGCGGTGGGCATCGAGATCGAGGTCTTGTGCTTCATCGGCTCGTCGCCAATTCGCCAGTATGCGGAAAATTGGGATGTTGAGCGCATGCTCAAGCTTTCGGCCGATGCCATCGATTTGGCGCGGCGCTACAACCTGCCGGTTGGCTATGTCACCGAGGACACCACGCGGTCGCGGCCCGACGTGCTCGGGAAGCTGTTCACCAATGCGGTCGAACATGGCGCGTCGCGCTTGGTGGTATGTGACACCGTCGGCCACGCCACGCCCGACGGCATCAAGAATTTGCTCAAGTTCACGCAAAATTTACTCGATGGCATGGGCCGCAGCGACGTCGGCATCGACTGGCACGGCCATAACGACCGCGGCCTCGGTGTGGTCAATACGATTTTTGCGATTGAGTACGGCGCGAGCCGCGTCCATGGCACTGCGCTTGGCATCGGCGAGCGCGTTGGCAATGCCGCGCTCGATCAGGTGCTGCTCAACCTCAAGCTGCTCGGGGAGCTGCCGGAACACGATCTCTCCAAGTTGCTGCTTTGGTGCAAGCTGGCGTCGACGGCGACCCATGTGCCGATCCACCCGCAATATCCACTGGCCGGCGCCGACGCCTTTCGCACCGCCACCGGCGTCCATGCCGCCGCCATCATCAAGGCCGAAACCAAGGGCGACGCGTGGTTGGCCGACCGCATCTATTCCGGCGTGCCCGCCGGGCTTTTTGGCAAAGAACAAGAAATTGAAATCGGCCACTATTCCGGCGAATCCAACGTCGTGTATTGGCTCAAAAAGCGCGGCTTCGCGGCGACACCGGCGCTCGTTGCCACGGTCTTAGCCGAGGCCAAGCGCGGCAACCGCGTGCTCACCAACGACGAAGTCCTCGCGCTCGTTAAGGCGTAG